GTAGTAGGTCAGGCGGACTTGCACAGCGGTGTAGCATAGAGGCATGAGGACGATAGAAGAGCGCTTGGCCGACCTGGAAGCCGAGAACGCGGTCTTGCGGGCCGAGACCACCGTGCTGCGGACACAGGTGAGTGAGCTGCCGGGGCTGCGCGCGCAGGTCGAGGAGTTGGCAGCCCAGGTGCGGGCGGTTCAGGCGCGGCTGGCCAAAGACAGCCACAACAGCTCCAAGCCGCCCAGCAGTGATGGGCTCAAGCGCAAGGCCAAGAGTCTGCGGGTCAAGAGTGGCAAGAAGGCGGGCGGCCAACTGGGCCATCGGGGCGAGACGTTGCACCTGGTGGCGCCGCCGGATGGGGTGGTTGAGCATCGCCCCGCCTCTTGCCCCCAGTGCCAGACGTCACTCGCGGACGCCGAGGTGGTGCTGCGCGAGCGGCGGCAGGTGCAGGAGCTGCCGCCCGTGGTGCGCCTGGTGGTGAGCGAGCATCAGACGCTGCATGTGCGCTGCCCCCAGTGTGCACATGTCAGCGTGGGTGCCTTCCCGCCTGAGGTGTCCAGCCGCGCGCAGTACGGCTCGCGGGTGCGCGCCCTGGCCGTCTACCTGGTCGAACAGCAACACGTCCCTTTGGGCCGTGTCCAGCAGCTGCTCGCCGATCTGTTCGGTGTGCGCCTGGCCCGAGGCACGCTGGTGGGCTGGATCCAGCAGGCAGCGCGGGTCCTGGGGCCAGTGGAGCAGCAGATCAAGGCGACGCTCGCCCGGGCGCCGGTGCTGCACAGTGATGAGACCGGCGTGCGCCGCGCTGGGGCATTGGCCTGGGCGCACGTGACGAGTACCGGTCGGCTCACCCACTACGCCATCCACACCAAGCGCGGACACGAGGCGATCGATGCCATCGGCATCCTGCCCAACTACCAGGGGGTGAGTGTGCATGATGGGTGGGGCAGCTATCGCCGCTATGCCAACTGCCGCCATGCGCTGTGCAATGTCCACCATCTGCGGGAACTGACCTTCGTCGAGGAACAGTATCACCAAGCGTGGGCCGCCGACATGAAAGCGCTCCTGCGCGAGATGAAAGCCGCCACCGACCAGGCCCGCACCGGCGGACACCTCCGC
Above is a window of Chloroflexota bacterium DNA encoding:
- a CDS encoding IS66 family transposase, with the protein product MAKDSHNSSKPPSSDGLKRKAKSLRVKSGKKAGGQLGHRGETLHLVAPPDGVVEHRPASCPQCQTSLADAEVVLRERRQVQELPPVVRLVVSEHQTLHVRCPQCAHVSVGAFPPEVSSRAQYGSRVRALAVYLVEQQHVPLGRVQQLLADLFGVRLARGTLVGWIQQAARVLGPVEQQIKATLARAPVLHSDETGVRRAGALAWAHVTSTGRLTHYAIHTKRGHEAIDAIGILPNYQGVSVHDGWGSYRRYANCRHALCNVHHLRELTFVEEQYHQAWAADMKALLREMKAATDQARTGGHLRLSATAREDFVVRYQELLRVGLAANPPPPDHERQPGQRGRLAQSPARNLLERLTLQQEQVLAFLDDLTVPFDNNQAERDLRGLKIQQKVSGCFRSEGGADAYATIRGYLATLRKQGQALLAALNTVFAGQPLYPESA